In one Acomys russatus chromosome 15, mAcoRus1.1, whole genome shotgun sequence genomic region, the following are encoded:
- the Pogz gene encoding pogo transposable element with ZNF domain: MADTDLFMECEEEELEPWQKISDVIEDSVVEDYNSVDKTPPISVSQQPVSAPVPTAAHASAAGPLSTPAAVSSGAQGSDSAKKTLVTLIANNNAGNTLVQQGGQPLILTQNPAPGLGTMVTQPVLRPVQVMQNANHVTSSPVASQPIFITTQGFPVRNVRPVQNAMNQVGIVLNVQQGQTVRPITLVPAPGTQFVKPTVGVPQVFSQVTPVRPGSTVPVRPTTNTFTTVIPATLTIRSTVPQPQAQQTKSTPSTSTTPTATQPTSLGQLAVQPSGQSSQTSNPKLVSIASFVTVKRPGVTGENSNEVAKLVNTLNTIPSLGQSPGPVLVPSSSPAHRATGPEASTKVTSSIPVFDLQDGGRKICPRCNAQFRVTEALRGHMCYCCPEMVEYQKKGKPLDAEPSAPSAGKPSSPEKTAPVTSTPSSVPLPALSPPTKAPEPGENAGDTVQTKLIMLVDDFYYGRDGGKVAQLTSFPKVATSFRCPHCTKRLKNNIRFMNHMKHHVELEQQSGEGDGHTTCQHCYRQFSTPFQLQCHLESVHSPYESTTKCKICEWAFESEPLFLQHMKDTHKPGEMPYVCQVCQYRSSLYSEVDVHFRMIHEDTRHLLCPYCLKVFKNGNAFQQHYMRHQKRNVYHCNKCRLQFLFAKDKIEHKLQHHKTFRKPKQLEGLKPGTKVTIRASRGQPRTVPVSSNDTPSALQEAAPLPSTDPLPVFLYPPVQRSIQKRAVRKMSVIGRQTCLECSFEIPDFPNHFPTYVHCSLCRYSTCCSRAYANHMINNHVPRKSPKYLALFKNSVSGIKLACTSCTFATSVGDAMAKHLVFNPSHRSSSILPQGLSWISHSRPGQTPERVYDRNMKNMYLPPPALPNKAATVNPAGATPAEPQELAVPVVQALPSPASTATPPATPSHPQPSALPPLATQGAECLNVDEQEGGPVTQDPEPASGGGGGSGGGKKEQLSVKKLRVVLFALCCNTEQAAEHFRNPQRRIRRWLRRFQASQGENLEGKYLSFEAEEKLAEWVLIQREQQLPVNEETLFQKATKIGRSLEGGFKISYEWAVRFMLRHHLTPHARRAVAHTLPKDVAENAGLFIEFVQRQIHNQDLPLSMIVAVDEVSLFLDTEVLSSDDRKENALQTVGTGEPWCDVVLAILADGTVLPTLVLYRGQVTRPANVPDSILLEAKESGYSDDEIMELWSTLVWKKHTACQHGKGMLVMDCHRTHLSEEVLALLSASSTLPAVVPAGCSSKIQPLDVCIKRTVKNFLHKKWKAQAREMADAACASDVLLQLVLVWLSEVLGVIRDSPELVQRSFLVASVLPGPDGNVNSPTRNADMQEELIASLEEQLKLSGEQSEEPSASTPRPRSSPEEMVEPESLHQLFEGESETESFYGFEEADLDLMEI, translated from the exons CTGGTAACACTTTGGTCCAGCAAGGTGGACAGCCACTCATTCTCACCCAGAATCCAGCACCAGGTCTGGGAACAATGGTTACTCAACCAGTATTGAGACCTGTCCAGGTCATGCAGAATGCCAATCATGTGACTAGCTCCCCTGTGGCCTCACAGCCTATATTCATCACTACCCAG GGATTTCCTGTAAGGAATGTTCGTCCTGTACAGAACGCGATGAACCAGGTTGGGATTGTGCTGAATGTACAGCAGGGCCAAACAGTTAGACCAATTACCCTGGTCCCAG ccccaGGTACACAGTTTGTTAAGCCGACAGTTGGCGTCCCACAAGTGTTCTCTCAGGTGACCCCCGTGAGGCCAGGCTCCACAGTGCCCGTGAGGCCCACCACCAACACCTTCACCACGGTCATCCCGGCCACGCTCACCATCCGGAGCACTGTCCCACAGCCCCAGGCCCAGCAGACCAAGTCCACTCCCAGCACTTCCACCACTCCCACTGCCACACAGCCAACCTCACTGGGGCAGCTAGCTGTCCAGCCTTCAGGCCAGTCCAGCCAGACCTCGAATCCCAAACTAG TGAGCATTGCCAGCTTCGTCACTGTGAAGCGGCCCGGGGTCACAGGTGAAAATAGCAACGAAGTGGCCAAATTGGTGAATACTCTTAACACTATCCCTTCCCTGGGCCAGAGTCCTGGGCCAGTGCTGGTGCCCAGCAGCAGTCCTGCTCACAGAGCCACTGGACCCGAGGCATCAACGAAAG TGACCTCTTCCATCCCAGTGTTTGACCTCCAAGATGGTGGACGGAAGATATGTCCACGGTGTAACGCTCAGTTCCGTGTTACTGAAGCTCTGAGAGGTCACATGTGT TACTGCTGCCCTGAAATGGTCGAGTACCAGAAGAAAGGCAAGCCCCTCGATGCAGAGCCCAGCGCCCCATCGGCAGGAAAGCCCTCCTCCCCAGAGAAGACAGCCCCCGTCACTTCCACGCCCTCCTCCGTGCCTCTTCCTGCTCTCTCACCACCCACCAAAGCCCCAGAGCCGGGTGAGAACGCCGGAGACACCGTGCAGACCAAGCTCATCATGCTGGTTGATGACTTCTACTACGGGCGGGATGGCGGCAAAGTCGCCCAGCTCACAAGCTTTCCTAAGGTCGCCACGTCGTTCCGATGCCCTCATTGCACCAAAAGGCTAAAAAACAACATTCG ATTCATGAACCACATGAAGCACCACGTGGAGCTGGAGCAGCAGAGCGGCGAGGGGGACGGCCACACCACCTGCCAGCACTGCTACCGCCAGTTCTCCACGCCCTTCCAGCTGCAGTGCCACCTGGAGAGCGTGCACAGCCCCTATGAGTCCACCA CCAAGTGCAAGATCTGTGAGTGGGCGTTTGAGAGCGAGCCCCTGTTCCTCCAGCACATGAAGGACACGCACAAGCCTGGGGAGATGCCTTACGTGTGTCAG GTATGTCAGTACCGCTCCTCCCTCTACTCAGAGGTGGACGTCCATTTTCGGATGATCCATGAAGACACTCGACACCTGCTCTGCCCCTACTGCCTGAAAGTCTTCAAAAACGGCAACGCGTTCCAGCAGCACTACATGCGGCACCAG AAGAGAAATGTTTATCACTGCAACAAATGCCGCCTGCAGTTTCTCTTTGCCAAGGACAAAATTGAGCACAAGCTTCAGCACCATAAAACCTTCCGTAAACCTAAGCAACTGGAAGGCTTGAAGCCAGGCACCAAG GTGACAATCCGGGCTTCCCGGGGACAGCCACGAACTGTTCCTGTGTCTTCAAATGATACACCGAGCGCCTTGCAGGAGGCAGCACCACTGCCCTCCACCGATCCCCTGCCTGTCTTCCTCTATCCCCCTGTTCAACGCAGCATCCAGAAGAGAGCTGTTAGGAAAAT GAGCGTCATAGGCCGGCAGACTTGCCTGGAGTGCAGCTTTGAGATCCCAGATTTCCCTAACCACTTCCCTACCTATGTGCACTGTTCTCTCTGCCGCTACAGTACCTGCTGCTCTCGAGCGTACGCCAATCACATGATCAA CAACCACGTCCCACGGAAGAGCCCCAAGTATTTGGCTTTGTTTAAAAATTCTGTCAG TGGGATCAAGCTGGCCTGCACTTCATGTACCTTTGCTACCTCTGTGGGAGACGCCATGGCCAAGCATTTAGTGTTCAACCCCTCCCATAGATCTAGCAGCATCTTACCCCAGG GGCTCAGCTGGATATCTCACTCAAG GCCTGGCCAGACTCCTGAGCGAGTGTATGACCGGAACATGAAGAATATGTACCTTCCACCTCCCGCCCTCCCTAACAAAGCTGCCACTGTGAACCCTGCAGGAGCCACCCCAGCAGAGCCTCAGGAGCTTGCAGTCCCTGTGGTCCAGGCACTTCCATCGCCCGCCTCAACTGCAACCCCACCAGCAACCCCCAGtcaccctcagccctcagccctgccACCCTTGGCCACACAGGGGGCTGAATGTCTGAATGTTGACGAACAGGAGGGAGGCCCTGTCACCCAGGACCCTGAGCCCGCATCTGGTGGCgggggtggcagtgggggtggTAAGAAAGAGCAGCTATCTGTGAAGAAGCTTCGCGTAGTGCTGTTTGCCCTGTGCTGCAACACAGAACAGGCGGCTGAACACTTTCGAAACCCCCAGCGTCGGATCCGTCGTTGGCTTCGACGCTTCCAGGCCTCTCAGGGAGAGAATTTAGAGGGCAAATATCTCAGCTTTGAGGCAGAAGAGAAGCTGGCTGAGTGGGTGCTGATCCAGCGAGAGCAACAGCTGCCTGTAAACgaagagaccttgtttcagaagGCCACCAAAATTGGACGCTCCTTGGAAGGGGGATTTAAGATCTCCTACGAGTGGGCTGTGCGCTTCATGCTGCGGCACCACCTCACCCCCCACGCCCGGCGAGCTGTGGCCCACACGTTACCGAAGGACGTAGCAGAAAACGCAGGCCTCTTCATCGAGTTTGTGCAGCGGCAGATTCACAATCAGGACCTACCTTTGTCTATGATTGTGGCTGTTGATGAGGTTTCCTTGTTCCTGGACACAGAGGTGCTGAGCAGTGACGACCGGAAGGAGAATGCTCTGCAGACAGTGGGCACAGGGGAGCCTTGGTGTGACGTAGTGCTGGCCATCCTGGCAGATGGCACTGTCCTGCCCACCCTGGTTTTATACCGAGGACAAGTGACTCGGCCTGCTAATGTGCCAGACTCTATATTGCTAGAGGCCAAAGAGAGCGGCTACAGTGATGATGAGATCATGGAGCTTTGGTCAACCCTTGTGTGGAAGAAGCACACAGCCTGCCAGCACGGCAAAGGCATGCTGGTGATGGACTGTCACCGCACTCACTTGTCAGAAGAGGTCCTGGCCCTGCTGAGCGCCTCTAGCACTTTGCCTGCAGTGGTCCCTGCAGGCTGTAGCTCCAAAATCCAGCCATTAGACGTATGCATCAAACGAACCGTTAAGAACTTCCTGCACAAAAAGTGGAAGGCGCAGGCTCGGGAGATGGCAGATGCTGCCTGTGCTTCCGACGTCCTGCTTCAGCTGGTGCTGGTCTGGCTGAGTGAGGTGCTGGGTGTCATCAGGGACTCCCCAGAGCTAGTTCAGCGGTCCTTCCTTGTGGCTAGTGTTCTGCCAGGCCCCGATGGCAACGTTAACTCACCGACACGCAACGCTGACATGCAGGAGGAGCTCATCGCCTCCCTGGAGGAGCAGCTGAAGCTGAGTGGAGAACAGTCTGAGGAGCCCTCGGCTTCCACTCCCCGACCCAGATCGTCTCCTGAAGAGATGGTGGAGCCCGAAAGCCTTCACCAGCTCTTTGAGGGGGAAAGTGAGACGGAGTCTTTCTATGGCTTTGAGGAAGCTGACCTGGATCTGATGGAGATTTAG